DNA sequence from the Malus domestica chromosome 06, GDT2T_hap1 genome:
GAAAGATAGGGCACTACGAGTTATCCTCATCTGAGGCCGAACCCCTGACAATATCACTCTGCATTTCAACCCCATCGTCATCACCACCTTCCTCAGCATCTCTAGGACCATCCTCACTCTCCTGAGACTGCTTACTGATACTAGCCTCATTATTAGAGTCATCATCACTATTAGGATCAACTGAGAGGACGAAGGATTCACCCTTTTGTCGGTACTCATCCATCTCATCACGGTACTTTCGGATAATGCTTCCATTGTTGTAACGctcaaggacggccatccatttccttttctcaTAATTAGCTGCTCGGATGTAGTGAGGTCTAAAAGCATCGTGAAAGGCCTGGGAACCTAAGAACTCCTGCACAGCAGCATCCCTCTCAGTTGGGATACTCATCTTCAGCCTAGAAACCTCAACCAAGGTACTATCCAACTCccctttaaccttggaaacctcAAGGATGGTTGTCTCCAACTGTTCCTTAGTCGCTTCCAATTGTTTCTTGAGCCTCACGTTCTCACCATTTCgcctcttcaaactctcaaagttttcatccTTAAGGTGGATGGCATCAGCCAAAGCTTTGCTTGTTTTTCTGGCGTCATTCACAaactgcttattctctttaaactttgccttgtaccgctcgACTTCTCGTAATCTGTCATCGTACTTGGTCATGACCTACATGACAAGATAATCGTCACTACTAGGAAAAAGAGgggagaaagcaaagaaatgacaaagtaacacttacATAAGAAGATAACCTCATCATCCGGTCACGATCTGATTCATTTTCATCTAACGGCTTGCCAAGCTCATCAATAGTGGATCGACGTCTTGCCAGGCAATTATTGACATACCTAAAACTACTTGGCTGCATGGCAACCTTCAAGTCCTTCCAATGAATGCTGCCAACCTTTTCCTTGTACTTTCTCTTATGGCTACAGCTAGGGCCACCTTCTTGGTCAGTAGACTCCATGGTTGGAAGAAATATGGGATTGATGGTAGGAAGATGAGGCAACAATCGTCTCTCCTCCCTTGTAACTATGGTAGCAGCACACCCGATGGCCTCAGCTTCAGCCTTTTTTGAGGCAGCAATCTTGAGGACCTCCTCTTGTGACTTAAGTTTAGGGGTTGGCCTCACCCGGTGCTTACGAGCTCCCTTGTGAAACAAAATGTCATCTACGGGAACTAACATGGGTACTTTCCCTTTCTTGGCGTTAGTCTCCCCTTTCTTTCCCACTTTCTCCActgaacaagaaaaatcaaagtaaggaatgcaactttgtaaaagaaagaGGGGGTGAAATGGAAGACACAACTTACTTGCTCGTCTCTGGCACTCTGACACTAGGGGCTGGAAACCGTACTttcgaaataagggtcgtagcttgcccaaatgtctatcctctttgggcacccttaacaccttctctatgtcagCTAGCTCCCGTCCAGACAGCTTGATGGTCCCTCGCGTCACTGCACGAAGAAAAAatgttagaagcaagagaaaatcacaacaaatagcaaataatgcaaacaatggatacattacaacctacagtctggaagtgagtaggaacacgtcgctcaggcgtgacacctttaacatactcccaatcattataaagaaagcacTAAAGGTTTTTCCAAGTGCAGTAcgcctttttcttaccaaagACAATACACTATCTCTCACTCCaacatgcacactcggcatacCCAGTGCATGCTTTCACCGGGCGCATTTTATAGCAGTAGCACCATTGATGAAAGGAAGGCTCACCTAACccacattccatccaaataatataaaacctgATCAAGGTATCCCAAAAACCAGGGTAGAGTTGCCCAAGCACATATCCAATGAAAGATAGCATCTGTTGCAACCACGGGTGCAAAGGCAACTTCACCCTTAAAGTCAATAATATCtgggtatagaacataacatgacccttgcGTGGTTCAGAGGACAATTCTTCATGATGCCCCAAACGCATTCCTACACTACGGGGGATActacatgactgccttagggCCTCAAGCTGCTTTTCGCTATCTAACAAGTTTTGCACTAAATGGTCTGCTGTGAGCTCAAAGTGAAATATGGGTATGACGTCACAAAGAACCCCCTCACCCATTGACATTaaggaggaagaaccaatattggctaaggcTTGGCAATTGCGAGGATCACCCaatcttgaattttttgtacaAGACTCCAACAAAGGTCCTGAAGACTCCAACGTTGCAAGCTCAAACCTAGAGTTAGTGTTAGGGGAGCCCCCATCATTAGGACTTCCaaactctgacatctacaacaaatagaaacaaactTTATCACCACATGAAAGATCTAAACATAACGAAATTCCTAGGGGGTGGAGAAAAGCTCAATCAGTTCATTATGTTCTCAACCAAATACatgaacactcaaacaattcaacaagaatgaaagcATGTGATCTAGTAGAGAAGATTACCaacctgaagatggtgcaaagcaatGCCGGAATCCCTCTCAACTATAAGAGCACTTTATCTccaaaaatcactacaaaatgagcaaatgaagacaatgaaaatagtGAAAACTtctcattcttatagggttcaacatggccaaagaaattcgaaattcaaaattcaaaccatgagaaaaCCCCACATGGAAAGTCTTCAGACTTCCGCACAAGCTAgggagttttcaaatttcaaatttacagcacccCCTCtcccccttaaaaaaaaaaaagggaggaggTGAACATATTAGCTtcatcaatttatggtaccaacaagagcttcatcaaaggagttcaaccacaattctcaaaaacttcacacactcttgatcaagacagtgtgaagcaaaaccagtttatggtgccaacaagagctttatcaatggaggtcaaccacaattttcaaaagcttcacacactcttgatcaagacagtgtgaagcaaaaccaatttatggtgccaacaagagcttcatcaaaggagggaaaccataattttcaaaagcttcatacactcttgatcaagacagtgtgaagcaaaaccaatttatggtgccaataagagcttcatcaatgaagggcaaccacaattctcaaaagcttcacacactcttgatcaagacagtgtgaagcaaaaccaatttatggtgcaaacaagagcttcatcaaagaagttcaaccacaactctcaaaagcttcacactatcttgatcaagatagtgtgaagcaaaatcaattcatggtgcccaacaaagcttcaaccttaaagcttcacctacaaagcttcaacacaaaagcttcaacataaaagcttcatcaatggaggacaactacaaattctcaaaagcttcacacgatcttg
Encoded proteins:
- the LOC103410202 gene encoding uncharacterized protein gives rise to the protein MEKVGKKGETNAKKGKVPMLVPVDDILFHKGARKHRVRPTPKLKSQEEVLKIAASKKAEAEAIGCAATIVTREERRLLPHLPTINPIFLPTMESTDQEGGPSCSHKRKYKEKVGSIHWKDLKVAMQPSSFRYVNNCLARRRSTIDELGKPLDENESDRDRMMRLSSYVMTKYDDRLREVERYKAKFKENKQFVNDARKTSKALADAIHLKDENFESLKRRNGENVRLKKQLEATKEQLETTILEVSKVKGELDSTLVEVSRLKMSIPTERDAAVQEFLGSQAFHDAFRPHYIRAANYEKRKWMAVLERYNNGSIIRKYRDEMDEYRQKGESFVLSVDPNSDDDSNNEASISKQSQESEDGPRDAEEGGDDDGVEMQSDIVRGSASDEDNS